TGCCGCTACGGTCTCTACCAGGCACGACGGTAGGGCGGCAGCCTACCGAGCAGGTTTCTTGTCAGTAACGGCTCCTGCCGGGGCCGCGGTCGAGTCTCTTACGCCAGCAGGCCGGGTGCCAGTGGCGCCGCTCCTCGTCGCCTCCCGGCCAGTTGGGCCAGGCGACGAGGTGCGGCTGGCCGCTGCGGATCTCCTGGTCGCAGCCCGGACACCGGTAGTTCTTGGTCGAGGACGCGCCGGTGAGCATACGTACCTTCCACTCGCCGTCGGGCCATTCCTCCACTTTGTCCAGCCCGGTGGGGAAACCGAAGGGACGGGAGGACTCCCTTCGGCGGGCGCGGCGGGGGCTCATCGGCGCGGGAACTCACTCACGTCGGCGGTGACGAGCTGGTCGAGCAGCGACGCGGGCGCGAAGGCGGGCTCGCGGTATTCGGTGTAGAGGGCTCTCAGCCCGTCTCTGACCCTGGCCAGGCCGAAGGACTCCAGCATCTCGAAGGGCCCGGCGGGATAGCCGCAGCCCAGCCGCATGGCCGCGTCGATGTCCTCGATCGAGGCGTACCCCGCGTCGTACATCCGGACGGCGTCGTTCAGGAAGGGGAAGAGCAGGGCGTCCACCACGAACCCCGCCCGGTCCTTGCACGGCACCGGCGTCAGGCCGACGATCTTCATCAGGTCCCTGGCGGCGGTCGCGGCGCGCTCCGAGGTGAGCGCCGTCGAGGCGAGCTCGGCCACCTGCTCGCCGACGAGGTGCACGCCGACCATCCTGGCGGGGTCGGGCAGGCGTACGGCGTGCTCGATCACCGGGCGGTCGGCGAGGCAGAGCACGACGTCGGGGTCCTCGGACGGCTTGAACCCGGCCGCCCGCAGCCGCTCCGCGAGCCCGTCCCCCTCGTCCTCGTACCCGACGACCTTGAACGTGCCGAGCCTGGACCTCGCCTGCTCCCTGTGCGGCGCTCCGCCGTCGTACGCACCGGATTCGCCGTAGAAGCCGCGACCCGACTTGCGGCCCAGCAGCCCCGCGGTGACCAGCTCGCGCAGCAGCGGCGAGGGCGCGTGCCGCCGGTCGCGCGTCTCGTCGAACAGCACCCCCATCACCTCGTACGCGGTGTCGAGCCCGATCAGGTCGAGCAGCCCGAACGGCCCCATGGGCAGGCCCACGCCCAGCCGCATCGCGGCGTCGATGTCGTCGCGCCCGGCCACGCCCAGCTCCATCAGCGCGGCGGCGTGGTTCAGATAGGGCAGGAGCAGCCGGTTGACCACGAACCCGGCCCTGTCGCCCACCGCCACGGCCGTCTTGCCGAGCCTGCCCGCCAGCGCCGTGACGTCCGCCACCACGCCGGGCTCGGTCACCACCGTCCCCACCACCTCGACCAGCTTCATCACCGGCGCGGGGTTGAAGAAGTGCATGCCGACCACCCGGCCGGGGCGGCCGGTGGCGGCGGCGATGGCGGTGACGGACAGCGAGGAGGTGTTGGTGGCGAGCACGGTCCCGGGCTCGCAGATCCGGTCGAGGTCCTTGAACAGCGAGATCTTGTAGTCGAGGATCTCGGGAATCGCCTCGACCACCAGATCGACGTCCCGCAGGTCCTCGCGCGAGGTGGTCAGCGTGATGCGGCCCAGGATCTCGTCCCGCTGCTCCGGCGCCAGCCTCCCCTTGTCGACGGCCTTCCCGGTGGAGCGCTCGAGATGCCCGCGGCCCCTGGCCAGCGCCTCGGCGTCGGCCTCGACCCCGATCACGCGCAGCCCGGCCCGCGCGAACACCTCCGCGATCCCGGCCCCCATCGTGCCGAGCCCGACAACTCCCACCCGTTCGAACGCCATGCGTCCAGTTTTCCAGAGCCGCTAAGGTGGGGCGTCATGCGGCTGGTCATCGCGCGATGCAGCGTGGATTACATCGGACGGCTCACGGCACACCTGCCGATGGCGCCCAGGCTTGTACTGATCAAGGCGGACGGGAGCGTGAGCATTCACGCCGACGACCGCGCCTTCAAGCCGCTCAACTGGATGAACCCGCCGTGCAAGCTCAAGGAGGACGGCGAGACCTGGACAGTCACCCACGGCAAGACCGGCGAGAAGCTGGTGCTGACGATGGCCGAGATCCTCCACGACTCCAGCCACGAACTCGGCGTCGACCCCGGGCTGATCAAGGACGGGGTGGAGGCCCACCTGCAGGAGCTGCTCGCCGAGCACATCACGACGCTGGGGGACGGCTATTCGCTGGTCCGGCGGGAGTACATGACGGCGATCGGGCCGGTCGACATCCTGTGCCGCGACGCGCTGGGGGCGACGGTGGCGGTGGAGATCAAGCGGCGGGGGGAGATCGACGGGGTCGAGCAGCTCACCCGCTACCTTGAGCTGCTCAATCGCGACCCGCTGCTGGCTCCCGTACGCGGCGTCTTCGCCGCCCAGGAGATCAAGCCCCAGGCGCGCGTCCTCGCCACGGACCGCGGCATCGACTGCGTCACCCTCGACTACGACGCTCTGCGCGGCATCGAACCCGAGAACCCGACCCTTTTCTGACCTGCTACGGCCGCGCCCGGCTCCGACCCCAGGGCGCGGCCGGACGCACCACAGCGCCGAGCACCCCCACGACAGTCACGCACCACGAACGGGCCAGGGTCAGCCGAGGGTGGCCGACCTAGTAAGCGATGGCTTACCGGATTATCGTGGGCTCCATGACGACGCTGACGTTCGACTCACTCAACCCGGCGACAGGCGAGATCGTCGGCAGTCATCCCAAGCACACCCCCGACGCCGTCCACGAAGTCGTCGGCCGGGCGGAGGAGGCGGCCAGGTGGTGGGCCGCCATCGGGCCGGACGAGCGCAAGAGACGGTTGCTGGACTACAAGGCGATCATCACCCAGAACCTCAAGGACCTCGCCCGGCTGGTCCATGAGGAGACCGGCAAACCGGTGGGCGACGCCACGCTCGAGATCGTGCTGGCCATCACCCACCTCGACTGGGCCGCGCGCAACGCGTACAAGGTCCTGCGCCGCCGCCGCGTCAGCACCGGCATGATCGGCCTCAACCTGGCCGCCACGCTCGAATACCTCCCTCTCGGCGTCGTCGGGGTGATCGGCCCGTGGAACTACCCGGCCTTCACCCCCATGGGCTCCATCGCCTACGCGCTGGCGGCCGGCAACGCCGTCGTGTTCAAGCCCAGCGAGTTCACCCCGGGCACCGGCGTACGGCTGGCCGAGCTGTTCGCCGTGGCGGTGCCGGAGCAGCCGGTGTTCCAGACCGTGACAGGGCTGGGCGAGACCGGGGCGGCGCTGGCCGGCGATCCGAGGGTCAAGAAGGTGGCGTTCACCGGCTCTACGGCCACCGCCAAGCGCGTGATGGCCGCCTGTGCCGAGAACCTCACGCCCATCGTGGCCGAGTGCGGCGGCAAGGACGCGTTCATCGTGGACGCCGACGCCGACCTCGCGAAGGCCGCCGACGCCTGCCTGTGGGGCGCGATGTCGAACGCGGGGCAGACCTGCGCGGGCGTCGAGCGCGTCTACGTCGTCGAAGAGGTCTATGAAAGTTTCATGCGCGAGCTGTCCGACCGGGTGACAAAGGTGAAGGCCGGCGAGAACTACGGCCCGATCACGATGCCGGGACAGGTGGACATCATCAAGCGGCACATCGACGATGCCGCCAAATCCGGAAAAGTCGTGGCCGGCGGCCCCGGCTCCGTACGCGCCCCGTACGTGGACCCCGTGATCGTCGAGGACGTGCCCGAGGACTCCCCCGCCGTGCGCGAGGAGACGTTCGGCCCGACCATCACCGTACGCCGCACCCGCGACGCCCAGGAGGCCCTCGAGCTGGCCAACGCCTCCGCGTACGGCCTGGGCGGGACCGTCTTCTCCCGGAACGCGCGCAGGGCCATGCAGCTCGCCCGCGCGATGCGTACCGGAATGACCGCCATCAACTCGGTCATCTCGTTCGCCGGCGTGCCGGCGCTGCCGTTCGGCGGAGTGGGCGACTCGGGGTTCGGGCGGATCCACGGGGCCGACGGTCTGCGCGAGTTCACCAGGCCCAAAGCCATCTCCCGGCAGCGCTTCGCGATGCCCGGGATGAACCTGACATCGTTCGCCCGGGGACCCGCGGAACTTGAGCGGCTGATCAGACTTGTCACGTTCTTGCACGGCCGACGTAAAAGATAATCTTCTTACCCTTTCCCAAAACGGATCATCCGTCCATAATTGTGTGCTCTGGGGGCCACGATCATGTTGGACGGGTGGAATGTGAACCGGTCTTACCGGGGAATGTCAGCTGAGCAAAGACTGGCAGACAGACGCGAGCGGCTCATGACGGCCGCGTACACGCTATACGCCAAGCCAGGGTTCACCGCGACGACCATCGAAAGGCTGTGCTCGGAGGCGAGGATCTCCAATCGCGCCTTCTACGAATGTTTCGGCGGACGCGAGGAGCTCCTTCAGGCGTTACACGAGCGCTGCGTGGACGAGAGCCTGGCGGTCGTGACCAAAGCCGTCCAGGAGGCCCCGAAGACGCTTGACGACAGAGTCAAGGCCGGGATCCAGGCCTACATCGAGTTCACCACGGCCGACTGGCGGCGGGCCCGCATCATGCACATCGAGGTGCGCCGGTCCGGAGATGTCCTGACACAGTCGCGTCAGCGCGCGGTGGACGCGTTCGCGCGCCTCGTCGAGGAGGCGTCGGCCGATTTCGTGGAGGCCACCGGCATGAATCGGCGATTGGTGGCGCTCGGCGTAGTTGGAGCGCTGCAAGAGCTGCTCATCGAATGGCTGCACGCGAACGAGCAACCGTCGATCGACGAACTCGCCGACGTCGCGGTGCACATCTTCACAAGGAGCCTCGGCAAGCCCTGACTATTCGGTAACCCCCATTTCCAGAGGGTCCGAAATCTACATTTTGGCTACATAGAAAGAGCGGGCAACGGCTGATCGTCGCCCGCTCCGATATGTCACATCAGGCCACCGCGGCAGCGGGAACCTCTACATGCAGAACCCGATTCAGCCGGGTCACCGCGAGTATCCGCATGATCCTCGGTGGCACCCCCCGAAGAACAAGGCGGCGTTGCACGCTCAGCGCGCGCCGATGCGAGCCCACCAGCACTCCGAGACCGGTCGCGTCGATCATCTCCAGCTTGGAGAGATCCAGGATCAGGTCACCCTCGCCGGAGTCGAGAGCCTCGTGCAGCCGCTCCCGCACCCCGGCAGAGGTGCCGGCGTCGAGCCTGGCACCGATCCGTACCACCTGGGCGCTCGGATTGCCACGGACTCGCATGCCACCTCCCCATTTCATCTGCAGAGCGCTCATCGAGCCGAACCCTGTAGGTCTCCCCTACCCATCCAGCGGAAGTGACACGACTGCTTTCAGCAGGAACTCTCCGTCTTCCGTCGGGTGCGCGCTCACCTTGCCGCCCACGGCCGCCAGCCGCTCCCCCATGCCCGTCAGCCCGCTGCCCAGGTCCCTGGAGTGCCTGCGCGCCACGCCGTCGTTGCGTACGCTCAGCTCCGCCTCCTGCGCGGTGAAGCGGATCGTGATGTCGCAGAACGTCGCGGTGCTGTGCTTGAGCACGTTGGTCACCGCCTCGCGCACCGCGTAGGCGAACACCGGCGCCACGCCGTCAGGCAGCTCGCCATAGGGCATACGGAGCTCGCAGCGGACGCCCGCCGCTTCGAGCACTCCTTTCACGCTATTCAGCTCGGCGGTCAAGTCAAGCTCACGGTAGCCGCGCACGGCCTGCCGCAGCTCTCTGAGCGCCTTCCTGGTCAGGGCGTTCACCTCGGCCATCTCGGCCTTGGCCGCCCCCGCGTCCAGGTCCGACAGCCGTACGGCCAGCTCCGTCTTGACCGCGATCGCGGAGAGCTGGTGCCCCACGAGGTCGTGCAGATCTCGGGCGAAGCGCAGCCGCTCCTCGGCCAGCGCCAGCCGCGTGTGCGCCTCCCGCCCCTCATGAGCCTGTACGGCGAGCGTCCAGATCCAGACCCACATCCTGTTGGACAGCGGCACTATCGCGCACCACATCCCGTAGAGCAGCGCGCACAGGACGAGACCCGCGCCCACGGGCATGTCGAAGCCCATGACAGCTGTCCCCGTGGCCAGGGACAGGCCGCCGAGTACGACGCCGGCCGCCCACGCGCCCGCCGCCATCCACCAGGACGTTCGCTTGGGGACCTCCAGCGTGGCGACGCCCAACCAGCACATGAGCACGAAACCCCAGCCGAACGGGTCGGCCCCGCCCGCGACCGCCGCGACCAGCGCGAGCACCCCCGCCACCGCCACCTGCCTGGTGGGGTAGCGGCGATGGTCCAGCATCTCGTCGAGTAAGCGGACGCAGCACCATGTGAAGCAGATCGCGGCGATCACCGCGGGCACCGCGCGCCACCACTGGAACCTTCCGTCACCGATCGAGAGCGCGGTCGCCATGGCGATGAACAACCACATCACGAGGAAGTTGGAGATCAACACCTTCCAGGTGAGGCGGCGTGCCCGCTGGATGTCGTCCATCTACCGTGCGCGCAGCACGTCGCCGAGCTTGAGCCTGGCTCCGGACCGCAGCACGGCCCGCTGGTAGACCTTGGCGCCGAAGCCGAGCACCGCGAGCACGGCCAGCACCATGGCCGCCATCGACATCCCCGCCTGCCACAGGGGCACCTCGGTCGCGGCCATCCGGACCGGCATGACCATGGAGGAGAACGGCGGCACGTACGACACGACCGTGGCCAGCGTGCCGGTCGGGTCGTTGGTGGCGTAGAAGGCCACGAAGTACGTGATCATGATGGTCATGGTCAGCGGCGTCATCACGGTGCTCACCTCCTCCTGGCGCGAGACCAGCGAGGCGAACGCGGCCGCCAGCGTGGCGAAGAACGCGTACCCGAGGATGAACCACACCAGGACCCCCGCCACCAGCCCCGGCATCCCGGGCGGGAAGTCGGAGGCGAGCCCGGAGACCGTGGCCGCGCCGAGACCCACGGCCAGGATGGTGACCAGGTTGATCAGGCCGACCACGCCCAGACCGATGATCTTGCCGGCGAGCAGCTGCCACGGCCTGAGCGTGGCGAAAAGGATCTCCACGATCCTGCTGCTCTTCTCCTCCACCACGCCCATGGCCACCATCGTGACCTGCCCCATGAGAAGCATGAAGAGCACCAGGACGAGCACCACGGCGATCCCGGTGCGGGCCGCCTCATAGCGCGTGTCGGCGCCCACCGACTCCATCTTCAGCGGCGGGATCGACACACCGGCGGCGCCGAGCCGCACCTCGCGGTTGACGCTCTGCAGCAGCACGCCGAGCCGGCTGTCGATCTCGCCGTCCGTCAGCACCTTCGTGCCGCCGACCAGCGCCGCGTCCACGTCCCCGTCGAGCACGGCCTGCTTGGCGGCGGCCTCGTCGGGGAAGCTGCGCCACTCGAACTTCATCTCCGGCGCGGCGGCCTGCAGCGGCAGCTGCTGGGAGTTGACGGTGCCCAGCGTGTACGACTTCGTCCCGCCCATCACCTTGGGCGCGAAGGACAGCGCCGCCACCAGCAGCGCGGTGATGAGCAGGCCGATCGCGAACGACCTGCTCCGCACGCGGGTGCTGATCTCCCGCCGCGCGACCAGCATCAGTCCGTTCACGCCACGGCCTCCTTGAAGATCTCGGTGAGGGTCGGACGTTCGACCCCGAAGTGCTCGACGTGGCCGGCCTTCACAGCGCGCCGCAGGATCTCCTGGTCGTCGCCGTCGACGTCGGTGCAGAGGACGTGCCTGTCGCCGGTCACGGTGACCGTGCCGGGCAGGCCGTCCGCCCAGCCGGGTGACGGGTCGCGTACGACGACGCGCAGCGTGTTGCCCTCGGCCGCCCGCAGGTCGGCCACCGTGCCCGTGGCCACCATCCGGCCCGCCGACACGATGCCCACCGAGTCGCACAGCCGCTCGACCAGCTCCAGCTGGTGGCTCGAGAAGATCACCGGAACGCCGCTCCTGCACCGCTCCTGCAGAGCCGTGGCCAGCGCGTCCACCGCGATCGGGTCGAGGCCGGAGAACGGCTCGTCCAGCACCAGCACCTCCGGGTCGTGCACCAGCGCCACGGCCAGCTGCACCCGCTGCTGGTTGCCCAGCGAGAGCGCCTGCACGGCGTCGCTCCTGCGCTCGGTCAGCCCGAGGCGTTCCAGCAACTCGTCCGTGGCCTTCCTGGCTGCGGCGGGGCCGAGCCCGTGCAGGCGGCCGAAGTACTCGATCTGCTCGGCGACCCGCATCTTCTGGTAGAGCCCTCGTTCCTCGGGCATGTAGCCGAAGCGCCGCCGGTCGTCGTAGCCGAGCGGTCTGTCCTGCCAGCTCACCGAGCCGGAGTCGGGCTGGAGCACACCCATGACGATGCGCATCGTCGTCGTCTTGCCGGCGCCGTTCGCGCCCACGAACCCGAACATCTCGCCGGGCCGTACCGTGAAGCTGATCCCGTCCAGGGCGACCTTGCCTTCGGGGGCGCCGGGCCCGCCTCCGAAGCGCTTGCGCAGCTCGCTGATCTCGAGCATCAGGTCATCTCCTCTGTCATGGGTCAATCGTGGCGTGGGCGGTGTTCGCCCTGCTAGTCGTGGAAATCACGGCCCCGGTATGGATCCCGCGTCCCTTTCAGATGACATTTGTCATTACGCTGATGCCATGACGCGCGCCGACAAGGACAAGCCCGTCGTCCTCTCCCGCATCTACACCCGCGCGGGCGACGACGGCACCACCGCGCTGAGCGACATGAGCAGGGCGTCCAAGACCGATTCCCGGCTGGCCGCCTATGCCGACGTGGAGGAGGCCAACGCCCACCTGGGGCTCGCGCTCTCGTTCGGCACCCTGCCGGCGGAGCTCGTGGCGGTTCTCGTCCGGGTCCAGAACGAGCTGTTCGACGTGGGGGCCGACCTGGCCACGCCGGTCGTGGAGAATCCGGAGTTCCCGCCGCTGCGGGTGGAGCAGTCGTACATCGACCGGCTGGAGGAGCAGTGCGACCGCCTCAACGCCGATCTCAAGCCCCTGCGCAGCTTCGTGCTGCCCGGTGGCGAGCCCGCCACAGCCGCGCTGCACGTGGCCAGGGTGACGGTCCGCAGGGCTGAGCGCACCACGTGGGCGGCCCTGCAGGCCCATGACGACATGAACGCGCTGACGGCGAAATACCTCAACCGCCTGTCGGACCTGCTCTTCATCGCCTGCCGGGTCGCCCACGCGGGCAACGAGATCCTCTGGAAGCCGGGCGGCACCCGCTAAGCGGGCCGTCAGGCGACATCCAGGTACGCGCTGGGCGGCGCGGACTCCAGCCACGCCAGGAAGCCGGTCAAGGCGTCGGCGCTCATCGCGAGGGAGATCCCCCGGGTCGTGCCCCCGCAGTCGACAGCGAAAAGCCCGCCGTCGATCTCACGGCGGGCGGAAACGACGAGGCCGCGCCTCGCGATCGCGTGGCGCGGCCTCAGTCGGACGCCCAAGAGCGGAATCCAATGGAGCTCTCCGTCGGCGTAGCGGGCTACCCCGCTCTGCCAGCCACGGTCGCCCACGCGGAGCCGACAGGGCACACTGCCGCGCGCGCGGGCCAGCGTGACGCCACGCAGGACGATGAGGGCGGCAAAAGCTACGAGAATCAGAACCGTCGCTACCATGCCGCCCCCCAAAGTTTCTCTGAACCAACAAGAAATCTGCCTGTTGGCCTGCCGCCCCGCTGCTCCGCCTGATCAAGGCCGCAGTGGCAGTCCACCCAGCAGATTTCTCACTGGTATTAAACCTCTTCGCCCGCCGCGCGAAGCCGGGCCCTGGCACGTTTGACCTCGAGAGCCGCGTCGGCGTCTTCCTGGTTGGCCTCGACCGAGGCCTGGGCCCGGTCGAGAGCGTCGCGGGCAGCCGCGACGTCGACCTCGGAACCGAGCTCGGCCACCTCGGCGAGCACGGACACCTCGTCGTCGGCCACGGAGATGAAGCCACCGTGCACGGCCGCCACGAGGTCGCCCTCGCCCTCCCGCTTCACGCGCAGCACGCCGCCCTCGACGAGAACGCCGAGCACAGGTGCGTGTTGCGGCATAATACCGATCTCGCCGTCCACGGTCTTGGCAATCACCATGTCGGCCTCGCCCGACCAGATCTCACGCTCGGGTGAGACAACCCCTACTCGCAGCTTGGCCACTTTTGTAGGTTCCTTTCCGATCCGTGGTGGTGCGGCACTGAACACCGCACCACCACCTGGGGCGATTTACCGGCGCTCGAGTTCCTTGGCCTTGGCCACGGCCTGCTCGATGCCACCGACCATGAAGAACGCCTGCTCAGGCAGGTGGTCGTACTCACCCGCGCACAGGCCC
This genomic interval from Nonomuraea helvata contains the following:
- a CDS encoding 3-hydroxybutyryl-CoA dehydrogenase, whose protein sequence is MAFERVGVVGLGTMGAGIAEVFARAGLRVIGVEADAEALARGRGHLERSTGKAVDKGRLAPEQRDEILGRITLTTSREDLRDVDLVVEAIPEILDYKISLFKDLDRICEPGTVLATNTSSLSVTAIAAATGRPGRVVGMHFFNPAPVMKLVEVVGTVVTEPGVVADVTALAGRLGKTAVAVGDRAGFVVNRLLLPYLNHAAALMELGVAGRDDIDAAMRLGVGLPMGPFGLLDLIGLDTAYEVMGVLFDETRDRRHAPSPLLRELVTAGLLGRKSGRGFYGESGAYDGGAPHREQARSRLGTFKVVGYEDEGDGLAERLRAAGFKPSEDPDVVLCLADRPVIEHAVRLPDPARMVGVHLVGEQVAELASTALTSERAATAARDLMKIVGLTPVPCKDRAGFVVDALLFPFLNDAVRMYDAGYASIEDIDAAMRLGCGYPAGPFEMLESFGLARVRDGLRALYTEYREPAFAPASLLDQLVTADVSEFPRR
- a CDS encoding STAS domain-containing protein — encoded protein: MRVRGNPSAQVVRIGARLDAGTSAGVRERLHEALDSGEGDLILDLSKLEMIDATGLGVLVGSHRRALSVQRRLVLRGVPPRIMRILAVTRLNRVLHVEVPAAAVA
- a CDS encoding TetR/AcrR family transcriptional regulator, which encodes MLDGWNVNRSYRGMSAEQRLADRRERLMTAAYTLYAKPGFTATTIERLCSEARISNRAFYECFGGREELLQALHERCVDESLAVVTKAVQEAPKTLDDRVKAGIQAYIEFTTADWRRARIMHIEVRRSGDVLTQSRQRAVDAFARLVEEASADFVEATGMNRRLVALGVVGALQELLIEWLHANEQPSIDELADVAVHIFTRSLGKP
- a CDS encoding cob(I)yrinic acid a,c-diamide adenosyltransferase, yielding MTRADKDKPVVLSRIYTRAGDDGTTALSDMSRASKTDSRLAAYADVEEANAHLGLALSFGTLPAELVAVLVRVQNELFDVGADLATPVVENPEFPPLRVEQSYIDRLEEQCDRLNADLKPLRSFVLPGGEPATAALHVARVTVRRAERTTWAALQAHDDMNALTAKYLNRLSDLLFIACRVAHAGNEILWKPGGTR
- a CDS encoding aldehyde dehydrogenase family protein, which translates into the protein MTTLTFDSLNPATGEIVGSHPKHTPDAVHEVVGRAEEAARWWAAIGPDERKRRLLDYKAIITQNLKDLARLVHEETGKPVGDATLEIVLAITHLDWAARNAYKVLRRRRVSTGMIGLNLAATLEYLPLGVVGVIGPWNYPAFTPMGSIAYALAAGNAVVFKPSEFTPGTGVRLAELFAVAVPEQPVFQTVTGLGETGAALAGDPRVKKVAFTGSTATAKRVMAACAENLTPIVAECGGKDAFIVDADADLAKAADACLWGAMSNAGQTCAGVERVYVVEEVYESFMRELSDRVTKVKAGENYGPITMPGQVDIIKRHIDDAAKSGKVVAGGPGSVRAPYVDPVIVEDVPEDSPAVREETFGPTITVRRTRDAQEALELANASAYGLGGTVFSRNARRAMQLARAMRTGMTAINSVISFAGVPALPFGGVGDSGFGRIHGADGLREFTRPKAISRQRFAMPGMNLTSFARGPAELERLIRLVTFLHGRRKR
- a CDS encoding sensor histidine kinase, with the protein product MDDIQRARRLTWKVLISNFLVMWLFIAMATALSIGDGRFQWWRAVPAVIAAICFTWCCVRLLDEMLDHRRYPTRQVAVAGVLALVAAVAGGADPFGWGFVLMCWLGVATLEVPKRTSWWMAAGAWAAGVVLGGLSLATGTAVMGFDMPVGAGLVLCALLYGMWCAIVPLSNRMWVWIWTLAVQAHEGREAHTRLALAEERLRFARDLHDLVGHQLSAIAVKTELAVRLSDLDAGAAKAEMAEVNALTRKALRELRQAVRGYRELDLTAELNSVKGVLEAAGVRCELRMPYGELPDGVAPVFAYAVREAVTNVLKHSTATFCDITIRFTAQEAELSVRNDGVARRHSRDLGSGLTGMGERLAAVGGKVSAHPTEDGEFLLKAVVSLPLDG
- a CDS encoding ATP-binding cassette domain-containing protein codes for the protein MLEISELRKRFGGGPGAPEGKVALDGISFTVRPGEMFGFVGANGAGKTTTMRIVMGVLQPDSGSVSWQDRPLGYDDRRRFGYMPEERGLYQKMRVAEQIEYFGRLHGLGPAAARKATDELLERLGLTERRSDAVQALSLGNQQRVQLAVALVHDPEVLVLDEPFSGLDPIAVDALATALQERCRSGVPVIFSSHQLELVERLCDSVGIVSAGRMVATGTVADLRAAEGNTLRVVVRDPSPGWADGLPGTVTVTGDRHVLCTDVDGDDQEILRRAVKAGHVEHFGVERPTLTEIFKEAVA
- a CDS encoding DUF2550 domain-containing protein, with the protein product MVATVLILVAFAALIVLRGVTLARARGSVPCRLRVGDRGWQSGVARYADGELHWIPLLGVRLRPRHAIARRGLVVSARREIDGGLFAVDCGGTTRGISLAMSADALTGFLAWLESAPPSAYLDVA
- the nucS gene encoding endonuclease NucS, with the translated sequence MRLVIARCSVDYIGRLTAHLPMAPRLVLIKADGSVSIHADDRAFKPLNWMNPPCKLKEDGETWTVTHGKTGEKLVLTMAEILHDSSHELGVDPGLIKDGVEAHLQELLAEHITTLGDGYSLVRREYMTAIGPVDILCRDALGATVAVEIKRRGEIDGVEQLTRYLELLNRDPLLAPVRGVFAAQEIKPQARVLATDRGIDCVTLDYDALRGIEPENPTLF
- a CDS encoding ABC transporter permease, translated to MNGLMLVARREISTRVRSRSFAIGLLITALLVAALSFAPKVMGGTKSYTLGTVNSQQLPLQAAAPEMKFEWRSFPDEAAAKQAVLDGDVDAALVGGTKVLTDGEIDSRLGVLLQSVNREVRLGAAGVSIPPLKMESVGADTRYEAARTGIAVVLVLVLFMLLMGQVTMVAMGVVEEKSSRIVEILFATLRPWQLLAGKIIGLGVVGLINLVTILAVGLGAATVSGLASDFPPGMPGLVAGVLVWFILGYAFFATLAAAFASLVSRQEEVSTVMTPLTMTIMITYFVAFYATNDPTGTLATVVSYVPPFSSMVMPVRMAATEVPLWQAGMSMAAMVLAVLAVLGFGAKVYQRAVLRSGARLKLGDVLRAR
- a CDS encoding ATP/GTP-binding protein — translated: MSPRRARRRESSRPFGFPTGLDKVEEWPDGEWKVRMLTGASSTKNYRCPGCDQEIRSGQPHLVAWPNWPGGDEERRHWHPACWRKRLDRGPGRSRY
- a CDS encoding F0F1 ATP synthase subunit epsilon translates to MAKLRVGVVSPEREIWSGEADMVIAKTVDGEIGIMPQHAPVLGVLVEGGVLRVKREGEGDLVAAVHGGFISVADDEVSVLAEVAELGSEVDVAAARDALDRAQASVEANQEDADAALEVKRARARLRAAGEEV